Below is a window of Haloglycomyces albus DSM 45210 DNA.
AGTGAGAAGATCACCCCGCCAACCCTCGACGTCGCGCGTCAACGCCGGATCGGCCGACACCTCGATCGACCCGAAACCCAGGTCGTCCAGCGGCTGGAACTGATCGGCCAGATCCACCCCCAAATCGGCCGCGATGGAACGATCGGCGATCACCACATCGCCCACCTCGGCGCGCCCCGCGAATGCACCACAGACCCCGGCGTTGACGACGGCGTCGTAACGACCGCTCGCGAGCGCCGTGGCGGTCCCGGCCGCGGCAGCCGCCGGTCCAACCCCGACGGTGATCACCCGGTGGGCTGAACCCTCGGACAATCCCGCCCGGACCGCATCGGCCTCGGCGTCCACCGCACATACGATTAGCGTTTGCATCCCTGCAAACTAACGCACTGTGTAGCGGACATATGGTCTGGGCGTATCTAACACCGGGCAAGTCACTACGCGGTAGTGAGAGTGACCTATGCTTGGAGACGTGCCAGAGAGCTCTTCAACCATTGTTCGAAACCGCAAGCGCCGCCCCCGCCTCGACAAGATTCTGGCGGAAGCGGTGGACCGCGCTCGCGAAGCGGCCGAAGAGGCCGGGGAGGGCGTCGGCGCTCACCTTGAGGCCGTCGCCGAGGACGACCGTGTTGTCACCCACTACTTCGAGACCACCCTCGCCGGGTATCGAGGTTGGTGCTGGTCGGTCGTGACGACCCGTGCGCCGCGCTCCCGGAACGTGACCGTCTCCGAAGTGGCCCTGTTGCCGGGTTCGGACGCCCTGCAGGCGCCCGAATGGGTTCCGTGGCTGCATCGGCTCGACGAGGGCGAGGTCGGCGTCGGTGAGATACTTCCCACCTCCGACGAAGACGCTCGTCTCATGCCCGCCTATCAGCTGTCCGACGACTTCGCGGTCGAGGACATCGCCTTCGAACTCGGCGTCGGTCGGGAACGGGTGATGAATCGCGACGGCCGTATCGATACCGCACAGCGTTGGTACGAAGGCGACCACGGCCCCTACTCTCCGGTCGCCGAGGCGGCCCCGCGCGACGCGCGGTGTGGAACGTGTGGCTTCTTTCTGCCGTTGGCCGGTTCGATGCGTCTTGCGTTCGGAGCCTGCGCGAACATGTATTCGAAGGAAGACGGCAAGGTCGTGTCCGCCGATCACGGCTGTGGGGCGCACTCGCAGGTCGGGGAATTCGTCGACACGTCGCCGCGCGGGGTGTTTCAGTCCGAGACTGTGTTTAACGACGCCGAGTCGGAGGAACTGTGACGCTCCGCCTCTCTCGCTTGGCGTACTCGGCGATCGCGGAAGAACATGGTGGTGGTGCCGAGGATGCCGAGCGCGATGCCGATCGCGGCGCAGACGGCCCACCAGCCGCGACCGTCCGCTTCGAGTGAATCCCGGTAGACGACCGTGAGGAGGAACGCCACGATCCATACGCATGTGCCGAGGGCGAATATGGGCATCATGGCGATCCGCAGCGGCTCGGTGCCTCTCTTTTCGGGGTACCGTGCGGGAACGAAGGTCGGAGTGAGTAGCTCCTCTTCGGTGGGTTCGGAACCGTTGTTCGGCTGCTCGCGGTTGGCTGGCACGCCGATAAATGTATCGTACCGACGGCGACACGGCAATCGCCCGAACCGAACAGGTGCTTTACCTCGCCGCGGTGACCGGGACGGGTGGTACGGATTCGGCGGAAACCGCCGTTTGAGATTAATTCAATGCGTTACGGGCTAAAAAGTATCGAATGTACTTCATGCTTGTGGCCTGAAGACGGTACAGTTTGAGGTGCGGAACCAGACTATTCGACCAGACGGGAAACGTTCGAGGCCGTGAGGCAGGACAGTTTCGAGCGAGTGTGTAGAAGCGTTTGATCTGCCACCGGAATCGGCGAACTCGGGCGATGGACCTGGACGACGTCCAGTGCCGTCGCTTCGACAATAGACGTTCTCACGTAAGGGTGCCAACGACAGGGACGAGGTGACGGGCATGAGACCAGTGAGGTTCGTAGCCCTCTCGGATGATGGCCAAGCACTTGTGCTCGCGGATGAGCTGGGCAGGCTATTGGCCCTTCCACTCGACGAACGTGTTCAGTCAACAATTGACATTAGCCAATCCGATACCGGAGACCCCAAGATCATGGTCAAAGACGACGGCAATAAATCCAGTACGCCGCGTCATGCTTTGAACCTGTCGCCCCGCGATATTCAGACGCGGATCAGATCCGGTGAATCGGCCGACGACATCGCCACGTCCGCATCGGTTCCAGTGGATCGCGTCCTGCGATACGCGGGTCCGGTCCTCCAAGAACGAGCCATGCTGGCGCAATCGGCTCGGCGAGCCCATCTCAACACTTCGGGCGAAAACGAACGCATGTCCACTGTGGTGGATGCGAAGCTCGCACAGCACGGCGTCGACCCCGAAACCGTCTCCTGGGACGCCTGGCGACTCGAAGACGGCTCCTGGATGGTGCAGGCGGCCTGGTCGTCCGGAAAGACCACCGCCCATGCCTGCTGGCAGTTGGATCGCACCCGTCGCAGCGTGCGGCCCGACGACGAAATGGCGCAGTTCCTGTCCAGCCAGACACCACAGCCGCGCCTGACCACGAACATGACCTCCGGCCCGGCCGTGGGACGGAAGGACCACGCCAACGCCGACCAGCCCACACGCGATCCCATGCACGGAGTCAGCCGTCAAGCCGGTCTGTCCGGAAGCAACGGGTCCACTGTGGAAGTGCCGGCGGTGGACGACACCGAAGCGCCCGCCCGGACCACACGCGAACCCGCCGCCGTGAGCTCGGCAGGGCTCGACGAACCCCTGGTTGGACGCTCAGCGTCCGGCGACGGAGGATCGTCACCAGCGCCCACCGGCGACCACCTGCACCGCGACCGTCTCAAGGAAGTGCTGGAGCGTCCCTTCGAGCCGGAGATGACAGACTCACGCTCATCACGATCGGGACCCACCGGGCTACCCGGATCCACCACCGGAAGCGAAGAGCGCGAAAGCCCGGAAGTACCGTCGCTGGCGCTCCTGCGCCCCGGCGACCACAAGAACGAACGTACCGGCGGATCCGGAGACGACCCGCTCATGGCCGCCTCGGGCGGGCGCTCACGAAGCGAACTACCAGCATGG
It encodes the following:
- a CDS encoding futalosine hydrolase; protein product: MQTLIVCAVDAEADAVRAGLSEGSAHRVITVGVGPAAAAAGTATALASGRYDAVVNAGVCGAFAGRAEVGDVVIADRSIAADLGVDLADQFQPLDDLGFGSIEVSADPALTRDVEGWRGDLLTLTSITGTGDKAQLLTNRFPKALAEAMEGFGAATAARQHGVSFAEIRTVSNYVGDRDVANWNWKQAFGRLTEAVRRL
- a CDS encoding DUF3027 domain-containing protein, with product MPESSSTIVRNRKRRPRLDKILAEAVDRAREAAEEAGEGVGAHLEAVAEDDRVVTHYFETTLAGYRGWCWSVVTTRAPRSRNVTVSEVALLPGSDALQAPEWVPWLHRLDEGEVGVGEILPTSDEDARLMPAYQLSDDFAVEDIAFELGVGRERVMNRDGRIDTAQRWYEGDHGPYSPVAEAAPRDARCGTCGFFLPLAGSMRLAFGACANMYSKEDGKVVSADHGCGAHSQVGEFVDTSPRGVFQSETVFNDAESEEL
- a CDS encoding DUF2530 domain-containing protein; the protein is MPANREQPNNGSEPTEEELLTPTFVPARYPEKRGTEPLRIAMMPIFALGTCVWIVAFLLTVVYRDSLEADGRGWWAVCAAIGIALGILGTTTMFFRDRRVRQAREAERHSSSDSASLNTVSD
- the sepH gene encoding septation protein SepH, with translation MRPVRFVALSDDGQALVLADELGRLLALPLDERVQSTIDISQSDTGDPKIMVKDDGNKSSTPRHALNLSPRDIQTRIRSGESADDIATSASVPVDRVLRYAGPVLQERAMLAQSARRAHLNTSGENERMSTVVDAKLAQHGVDPETVSWDAWRLEDGSWMVQAAWSSGKTTAHACWQLDRTRRSVRPDDEMAQFLSSQTPQPRLTTNMTSGPAVGRKDHANADQPTRDPMHGVSRQAGLSGSNGSTVEVPAVDDTEAPARTTREPAAVSSAGLDEPLVGRSASGDGGSSPAPTGDHLHRDRLKEVLERPFEPEMTDSRSSRSGPTGLPGSTTGSEERESPEVPSLALLRPGDHKNERTGGSGDDPLMAASGGRSRSELPAWDDVLFGGK